The proteins below are encoded in one region of Asticcacaulis excentricus CB 48:
- a CDS encoding DUF1700 domain-containing protein yields MTRNEFINRLKQGLTGLPAASIADVVADYEAHFTDGVAAGRSEAEVASALGDPARLARELRAEIGLKQWEDTKSPSSAISAVFAVLGLGAIDILILLPLLMGVIGTLFGFFMSAIGIFIASGVVFATGAFWMPGGVFAALLGGVGGMALAVTIAGLTAIVSVWLVNGLVWYARLHYRLLKPALDAQNA; encoded by the coding sequence ATGACCCGCAACGAATTTATCAACCGGTTGAAGCAGGGCCTGACGGGCCTGCCCGCCGCTTCCATCGCCGATGTGGTCGCCGACTACGAAGCCCATTTCACGGACGGCGTGGCTGCCGGTCGCAGCGAAGCCGAAGTGGCATCTGCCCTGGGTGATCCAGCGCGTCTGGCGCGCGAACTGCGGGCCGAAATTGGCCTGAAACAGTGGGAAGACACCAAGTCGCCGTCTTCGGCGATCAGCGCGGTGTTCGCCGTTCTGGGGCTTGGGGCCATCGACATCCTGATCCTGCTGCCGCTGCTGATGGGCGTCATCGGCACCCTGTTTGGCTTCTTCATGAGCGCCATCGGTATCTTTATCGCCAGCGGCGTCGTCTTCGCGACCGGGGCTTTCTGGATGCCGGGCGGTGTGTTTGCTGCGCTTCTGGGCGGCGTCGGCGGGATGGCTCTGGCCGTCACCATCGCCGGCCTGACGGCTATCGTCAGCGTGTGGCTGGTCAACGGCCTCGTCTGGTACGCCCGTCTGCACTATCGCCTGCTGAAACCCGCGCTTGACGCGCAAAACGCCTGA
- a CDS encoding ATP-binding protein encodes MRIPRLKFWPQAIKRKIPKTLWGRALLIIVLPVALMQVAVTWAFFDMHWETVTAKLSEGLVGDVAWAVDTYKADPTPQTMATISAAAQKSMQLSIVYQPGRALPENRRRNAWAALDRSLKRALNEQLDDPFWFDTTRYAGSVDIRVKVKDGVIRVIAPRERAFATRAHIFVLWMTGATLLLTAVSILFIRNQVRAIERLSVAAEKFGRGEDDPNFKPYGAAEVRAAAQNFLKMKSRIQRYIEQRTTLLASVSHDLRTPLTRLKLELAMAPPDPANERMKQDVSEMAYMIDEYLAFARGEMQESPQTTSVNALLETVVDGARRAGHQPEFVPLSEDVQTSIRVMALSRALSNLVMNGFHYATQVHVSAEIEHKPGGKQSLHIYVDDDGPGIPPEKREEALKPFSRLDDARNQNKKGVGLGLAIARDTVRSHGGELNLDQSPLGGLRADIGIPLI; translated from the coding sequence ATGCGCATACCCCGTCTCAAATTCTGGCCCCAGGCCATCAAGCGCAAGATCCCGAAGACACTGTGGGGCCGCGCCCTACTGATCATCGTCCTGCCCGTCGCCTTGATGCAGGTGGCCGTGACCTGGGCCTTTTTCGACATGCACTGGGAAACCGTCACCGCCAAGCTATCGGAAGGCCTGGTCGGCGATGTCGCCTGGGCCGTCGATACTTACAAGGCCGACCCGACGCCGCAGACCATGGCCACCATCTCCGCCGCTGCGCAAAAATCGATGCAGCTGTCCATCGTCTACCAGCCCGGCCGCGCTCTGCCCGAAAACCGTCGACGCAATGCCTGGGCTGCGCTCGACCGGTCGCTGAAACGCGCGCTCAATGAGCAACTGGATGACCCTTTCTGGTTTGACACTACCCGATATGCCGGATCCGTCGATATCCGCGTAAAAGTGAAAGACGGTGTCATCCGGGTGATTGCGCCGCGTGAGCGCGCTTTCGCCACCCGTGCCCATATCTTCGTACTGTGGATGACCGGCGCGACCCTGCTTTTGACCGCCGTGTCGATCCTTTTCATCCGCAATCAGGTGCGCGCCATCGAGCGTCTGTCCGTCGCGGCCGAAAAGTTCGGACGCGGGGAAGACGACCCCAACTTCAAGCCCTATGGTGCGGCCGAAGTGCGGGCGGCGGCACAGAACTTCCTCAAGATGAAGTCGCGCATTCAGCGTTATATCGAACAACGCACCACGCTTCTCGCCTCGGTCAGCCACGATCTGCGCACGCCCTTGACGCGCTTGAAGCTGGAACTGGCCATGGCCCCGCCCGATCCGGCGAATGAACGCATGAAGCAGGACGTTTCCGAAATGGCCTATATGATCGACGAATATCTGGCCTTTGCGCGCGGCGAAATGCAGGAAAGCCCACAGACCACGTCGGTCAACGCTCTGCTGGAAACCGTCGTGGATGGTGCCCGCCGCGCCGGACATCAGCCGGAGTTTGTCCCGCTGTCTGAAGACGTTCAAACCTCGATTCGAGTCATGGCGCTCAGCCGCGCCCTGTCTAATCTGGTGATGAACGGCTTTCACTACGCCACTCAGGTGCACGTCTCGGCCGAAATCGAGCATAAACCGGGCGGTAAACAGTCGCTGCACATCTATGTCGATGATGACGGCCCCGGCATCCCGCCCGAAAAGCGCGAAGAGGCTCTCAAGCCTTTTTCACGTCTTGATGATGCACGCAATCAGAACAAGAAGGGCGTGGGCCTCGGCCTGGCCATCGCGCGCGATACGGTGCGCAGCCACGGCGGCGAACTGAACCTCGACCAGAGCCCACTGGGCGGCCTGCGCGCCGATATAGGCATACCGCTTATTTAA
- a CDS encoding response regulator, with translation MSPQPGLNDAVVRHLLVVDDDDRIRTLLKEFLSRQGFRVTAAAHADAAKRMLQLLDFDLLILDVMMPGEDGFSLSKWVRQHSNVPILILTARGLPDDRIMGLSLGADDYLSKPFEPQELLLRIEAILRRTGVKPALPKTISMGQITFDLERAELTRNGAMVRLTEAEAQLLKYLAERANVPVDRMDLAKDSVDTTGRAVDVQVTRLRRKIEPDPKNPRYLQTVRGKGYMLAPD, from the coding sequence GTGAGCCCTCAGCCCGGTCTTAATGACGCCGTCGTTCGCCATCTGCTGGTTGTTGACGATGATGATCGCATCCGTACCCTGCTCAAGGAGTTCCTGTCGCGTCAGGGCTTCCGCGTCACCGCCGCCGCCCATGCCGACGCCGCCAAGCGGATGCTACAACTTCTGGATTTCGACCTCCTGATCCTCGACGTGATGATGCCGGGCGAAGATGGCTTCTCGCTGTCGAAATGGGTGCGGCAGCATTCCAATGTTCCCATCCTCATCCTGACGGCGCGTGGCCTGCCAGACGACCGCATCATGGGGCTCAGTTTAGGGGCGGATGACTATTTGTCGAAGCCGTTTGAGCCGCAGGAACTCTTGCTTCGGATTGAGGCCATTCTGCGTCGCACAGGTGTCAAGCCTGCTCTGCCGAAGACGATCAGCATGGGTCAGATCACCTTCGACCTGGAACGCGCCGAACTGACGCGAAATGGCGCGATGGTGCGCCTGACAGAGGCAGAGGCGCAGCTTCTGAAATACCTCGCCGAACGCGCCAATGTGCCCGTTGACCGTATGGACCTGGCAAAAGACAGCGTCGATACTACTGGTCGCGCCGTGGATGTACAGGTCACCCGCTTGCGCCGCAAGATCGAGCCGGACCCCAAGAACCCGCGCTACCTGCAAACCGTGCGCGGCAAAGGCTATATGCTGGCACCCGATTAA
- a CDS encoding GIN domain-containing protein has protein sequence MMIRKLAIISGSAFVLSVACLAGAAGLASHDIAKNGGVWTLSEAGDKHIRFMKTTKTEIAPTVTRTLVWSGSEQLKIEVPAEVVYTQGATPSVTVNGPKALTDRVRLENGRLYLADGADVEKVVQFRFGPGHIEAHASDELKIVITAPSVKDFEISGSGDLRVSAYDQPTIDLRISGSGSAEVTGKAKALKLDITGAGEADLSGLSVEDADVSISGSGDATIAPTGKVKVDVSGSGNVDLQTRPAQLDTRISGAGSVEQD, from the coding sequence ATGATGATCCGCAAACTTGCCATTATTTCCGGCTCCGCCTTCGTCCTGTCGGTCGCGTGTCTCGCCGGTGCCGCCGGCCTAGCCAGCCATGACATCGCCAAAAACGGCGGGGTGTGGACCCTGTCGGAGGCCGGTGACAAGCACATTCGTTTCATGAAAACGACCAAGACCGAAATCGCACCCACCGTGACACGCACCCTCGTCTGGAGTGGCAGTGAACAGCTCAAAATCGAAGTCCCGGCAGAGGTGGTCTACACCCAAGGGGCCACGCCTTCGGTGACCGTCAATGGCCCTAAGGCCCTGACCGACCGGGTGCGTCTTGAAAACGGCCGCCTCTATTTGGCCGACGGGGCAGATGTTGAAAAAGTGGTGCAGTTCCGCTTCGGGCCGGGTCATATCGAAGCCCACGCCAGCGACGAACTGAAGATCGTTATCACCGCACCTTCGGTGAAGGATTTCGAGATTTCCGGCTCTGGTGACCTCCGGGTCAGCGCCTATGATCAGCCAACCATTGATCTGCGCATCAGTGGCTCGGGCTCAGCCGAGGTGACAGGCAAGGCCAAGGCGCTGAAGCTCGACATCACCGGCGCGGGCGAAGCCGACCTGTCCGGCCTCAGCGTCGAAGACGCCGATGTCAGCATCTCTGGCTCAGGGGATGCCACCATCGCCCCGACCGGCAAGGTCAAGGTCGATGTGTCGGGTTCGGGCAATGTCGATCTGCAAACCCGTCCGGCGCAGCTTGACACGCGCATCAGCGGTGCGGGCAGCGTCGAACAGGACTAA
- a CDS encoding PadR family transcriptional regulator — MAETIDIQLKKGVLGLCVLALLARNESYAYEIASTLSDAIGMGEGTIYPLMRRMQTDGLVDTRLVESSSGPSRKYYRLTEAGHAALAAQAAEWRGFARSVDALLDAAPPEPQAAHTETQEG; from the coding sequence ATGGCTGAAACCATTGACATTCAACTGAAGAAAGGCGTGCTCGGCCTGTGCGTGCTGGCGCTACTGGCCCGCAACGAGAGCTACGCCTATGAGATCGCCTCGACCCTGTCCGACGCCATCGGCATGGGCGAAGGCACCATCTATCCGCTGATGCGGCGGATGCAGACCGACGGGCTGGTCGATACGCGACTGGTCGAATCCTCATCGGGCCCGTCGCGCAAATATTATCGTCTGACCGAGGCCGGGCACGCCGCGTTGGCGGCGCAGGCCGCCGAATGGCGCGGCTTTGCCCGCAGCGTCGATGCGCTGCTCGACGCCGCACCGCCTGAGCCGCAAGCGGCTCACACCGAAACGCAAGAGGGGTAA
- a CDS encoding VOC family protein has protein sequence MIDHMNLFVSDRTQSKRFYEAAFAPLGYRIVMDGPWGTGFGTHKPYLWLSDGKPTDHLHVAVVAETREAVDAFYAAAMAAGGRDNGAPGIRAHYHPDYYGAFVLDPDGHNIEAVCRKPVK, from the coding sequence ATGATCGACCATATGAATCTGTTTGTGTCCGACCGCACGCAGAGCAAGCGCTTCTACGAGGCGGCCTTTGCCCCGCTGGGTTATCGGATCGTCATGGACGGGCCGTGGGGAACGGGCTTTGGCACGCACAAGCCCTATCTGTGGCTGAGCGACGGCAAACCGACGGACCATCTGCACGTGGCGGTGGTGGCCGAAACACGTGAGGCCGTGGACGCCTTCTACGCGGCAGCGATGGCGGCGGGAGGACGTGACAACGGAGCGCCCGGCATCCGCGCCCATTATCATCCGGACTATTACGGCGCCTTTGTTCTTGATCCGGACGGGCACAATATCGAAGCCGTCTGTCGCAAACCGGTTAAATAA
- a CDS encoding NupC/NupG family nucleoside CNT transporter, whose translation MPSYGMLNVQSILGIGIMLLACWLLSENKKKFPVFLTLGAIGVQVLLAFLFFGFPQSQAVLDSVNAGVDALAAATNQGTQFVFGYLGGGAQPYTVQDQSALFVFAFQVLPLILVISALSALLWHWHILKWITQGFGFLFQKTMGLGGASALAVATNIFLGMIESPIVIRAYLSKLSRSEVFMMMVVGLATVAGSTMVAYALILKATLPNAAGHVLVASIISAPAGVLLSRIIVPEKEGEGGVVADYNSSLKYDSAIDAISKGTADGLMVVMNISAILIVFVSFVSLVNILLGMFPNVAGEPLSLERGLSVVFAPLAWIIGVPWEEAQKAGYILGTKLTLTEFVAFLKLGAIPAEDMSERTRMLMTYAICGFANIGSVGITVTGLGVLMPERREEVLSLVWKALFAGFVATCLSAAIIGALPDTLFGLSEVKLAAAAVVKH comes from the coding sequence ATGCCGTCTTACGGAATGCTAAACGTCCAGAGCATACTGGGCATTGGGATCATGCTGCTAGCCTGCTGGCTGCTCTCGGAAAACAAGAAAAAGTTTCCGGTCTTTCTGACCCTCGGTGCCATTGGGGTTCAGGTCCTTCTGGCGTTTTTATTCTTCGGTTTTCCGCAATCGCAGGCCGTCCTCGACAGCGTGAATGCTGGCGTGGACGCTCTGGCAGCTGCGACCAATCAGGGAACGCAGTTTGTTTTTGGCTATTTGGGGGGCGGTGCCCAGCCCTACACCGTGCAGGACCAGAGCGCCCTGTTCGTCTTTGCTTTTCAGGTTCTGCCGCTGATCCTTGTCATCTCGGCCCTGTCGGCGCTTTTGTGGCATTGGCACATCCTTAAATGGATCACGCAGGGCTTCGGCTTTCTGTTTCAAAAGACGATGGGCCTTGGCGGGGCTTCGGCACTGGCGGTGGCCACCAATATTTTTCTAGGCATGATCGAAAGCCCCATCGTTATTCGCGCCTATCTGTCAAAGCTGTCGCGCTCAGAAGTGTTCATGATGATGGTGGTAGGGCTGGCCACGGTGGCCGGCTCGACTATGGTCGCTTACGCCCTTATCCTCAAGGCCACCCTGCCCAATGCGGCGGGTCACGTGCTGGTCGCTTCGATCATTTCAGCTCCCGCAGGCGTGCTGTTGTCGCGCATTATCGTCCCTGAAAAAGAAGGCGAAGGCGGCGTCGTCGCCGATTACAATTCGTCGCTGAAATACGACAGCGCCATCGACGCCATTTCCAAGGGCACGGCGGACGGCCTGATGGTGGTAATGAATATTTCCGCCATCCTGATCGTCTTCGTATCTTTCGTCTCGCTGGTGAATATCCTGCTGGGAATGTTCCCGAACGTCGCGGGCGAGCCTTTATCGCTGGAACGCGGTCTGTCGGTTGTTTTTGCGCCTCTGGCGTGGATCATCGGCGTGCCGTGGGAAGAGGCGCAGAAGGCGGGTTATATCCTCGGAACCAAGTTGACCCTGACCGAATTTGTCGCCTTTCTCAAGCTGGGTGCCATTCCGGCAGAGGATATGAGCGAGCGCACGCGGATGCTGATGACCTATGCCATTTGCGGGTTCGCCAATATCGGCTCGGTTGGTATAACGGTCACGGGGCTGGGTGTGCTGATGCCTGAGCGTCGCGAAGAGGTGTTGAGTCTGGTGTGGAAGGCTTTGTTTGCCGGTTTTGTCGCCACCTGCCTTTCGGCGGCTATCATTGGGGCTTTACCGGACACCCTGTTCGGCCTCAGCGAGGTCAAGCTGGCCGCCGCAGCAGTCGTCAAGCACTGA